ttgattttttaaaaatgaattattgaTCAAAGTGGGGGGAAAGCAAAGATAAAAAAGTCTATTAAACATTGGGCCTAATAGAAATACAGTTAGAGCTTTTTGGTTTggtaactaaactaaactaaagtaaAGCTTAGACaggactgtaaagtactgtgaagcggtatataagactaagtactATATCTATTGCTATAGACATAGCAAACTTCAGATAGAGAcataactaccatgtttccctgaaaataaggccctgtgttatatttttttgaaccctgaaataaacgcttggccttattgccatgtgttcaaaagcctgatttggcttattatcaggggatgtcttatttggggggaaacagggtattaattTCTTCATTTCCTATAAAAAATATGATCTGTCTCAAACTCAGGCAAAATGAATTGCAGGAATACAACTGAGATGTCCATATGTTGATATAGCCACTTATCAACATGTGGACATCTGAGCTATTACTTTAGTATAAGGCATACTTAGTGTAACcctcaaattttttttttgcacagtcaAACCTGAAGCAAACATCATTTCATAAAAAAAATGCActctgaaaaaaatggattgtaatTATGATTTACAGTCATAGGAATTTTGGATTCTTAAGTTAAAGCTCAATGGGTTAGTCATGTATTATACTAagaccaatttttaaaataacgtTTATTGACTAATTCATAATTCACACATTTTGTTTAAACCAGGTCAATATGATATATAAAGAGTTGCCAAATCAAaaagaataacaataataataacaacaacaccaGCAAGCACCTTCCCATCCAGAAATTTTTCTTCACTCACTATCCTTTCAGTACAGTTTTCTATCCTGTACAAGCTAAGTTGTACTCTTGGGCTAAACATTAGAGATGAACATAAGAAAgggcacttttttcaatgttttgtGAAACTGAGGTTAAAAAGCAATTTAAGGGCCAAAAATAAACTTAAAGCTGTTCAGCACACTAATTAATGTCTGTGTAAACATTTGAGTAATATACATAAAGGCTTAAATATAGAATTTAAAGTGTTTCAGAGGAATATTTTGTTGCTGAGAAAGATTATTTTTTCAACAATAAATATTGTGAAAAAATGACACTCTTTTGCTATTGCACTTCTAGAAGACATGCAGGCAGTTTGTTTACTAGTTTTTGATTAGAAAGTTGCTTTGCAGTAAGGCAAGACAGTACCTATATACCCCCTCTGTTGCCAGATTAAATTCAACCTGGCTTTATTAGAAACACATTGCTTAATAGAATAGAGAAGCTGGCACATTAGAAGAAGAACATTTTAAATAGGGAGTGCAAGAAACAGCTTAAAATGGTGAATCCTGTAGTTTCACACACTTTCAAGAGTCGAATTTTGATGGTCGCTCACAGTGCATTTGAATCTCCTCAGCAAGACTGAGACACAGCAGAATGCGCCTTTTCTCAGCTGTCAGTTCCTCTTTGGGGATCTTCCCCAAAAGTTTTTTGGCAAAGATAATCAGGTCTTGCATGAAAAGGCCAACTGGTGAACGTGGAGCCTCAGGGAGACATTCCAAACACCCACTTTGGAAACAGAAGTTGATCTTCTTATCTCGTTTCATCCCTGGAGCCCTTTCTTCAATCCAAGTCAGAGGCCTTAGTTAGAGCAGaaggactttttttaaaaggaagaaatcaaACTTTCCAAAGAATTGTTTAAAAGAACTCACAAAGATGGCAAAATTGTGAACATGAATTAGTCCAGCTTTtgaattttatgtaaataattgCCATCTAGCAGTagagattcattgcttgatttgtCATTTGTACTGTTTGAATATATAGAATTGCTATGGTTCATTGGTTTATGTTTAGCTTTATGTTTTCAATAGAAGTAGATTCTCCTGCATTAATTAACATTTTGGCAATAgcaggggagaaaaaagtttCAGATATTATAGCCTTGAATGGATAGGAATATACTGCATTTGCCAAGTAATGTATACTGAACATGTTCTATGAATTActgattttaaaacaattattaccAAATTGGTACAGTTATGTCAGTGggagtcatgtgctggccactgtTGCTCAAGCTAAAatcaaaatcataaaatcatGTCACAGTGATTAGTAAACTTGAGTAGTTGGAACCCAGGGGCCAGAAAGGTGATAAACAGAAATGACATAGAATCTATTAGTGCAGcttgaaaaatacaacaaaacagTCATATTCCTATATTTTTGTATATTGGAATCAAGTGATGTTGGGATTGCAATCTATTTTTGTGAACTGGTTTGAAAGACTATAGCTTGTGAATATTTTATtaggaaatagagaaaagaatgcacaatgattatatatattttgaaaaaggGAAATCTCATCACTGCAGGTTTATGACAAAAGTATAGCAAAATACCCTATGATGACATTTAATGGGTATTTTGTGGGCCACTTCTGATTCCTTACATTTGTGGAATATTAATGTGATGCCTCCTTGAAAACACATTGTAAAGTTTACCCTTTTCCAAAGGcattcttatatatataattttattaaataaatattttaaaaaagtaaaaaccatacaaattttgaaaaataaaaaagaaaggaaataaaaataataagtaactaaagaaaaatggaaacaggaggaaaggaaaggaaaggaaaggaaaggaaaggaaaggaaaaagagtctctcttatttttttttaatagtcagttatatacatatatacatatacatatatacacatacatatatatatatatagtatttttcagagtataagacacattccccccccccaaaaagaggctgaaaatttgggtgcatcttatactccgaatgtagcttttgtgaagctttttttcagtcctcACAAGGCGCTAGCGATGATGTGATCTTCcgagctttgcctgcttttctcattgctgctccctctcagctgtgctttagaagctgttttttatccccaagcagggaatAAAAAGCATGCACTCgctctcaaaaccagcaaactaatgtgctgaagctgaccagactaaggacgctagccagatgaatacctggttggcagatttcccccccccattttcctccccaaaaactaaactgCGTCTTGtcctccagtgcgtcttatactctgaaaaatacagcagATTATTGCCTTTTCTCTAATTAAACAAGCCAATTTTATCATCTCTGCTAATTCTGTCATTCTCATCAGCCATTCTCCATggtgtctttccatttttgtgcattttGCAGTTCCCTCACCAAAAGGATTTTCATGTATTTGGTCAGGAATATATTAACAACGCTTTTATGTTTATCAGACACTAACGTTCGATGTTGAAATCTAGGCTTCTGTCCCAGTAATATAGCCATAAGTAAGAGTTGCCAAATATTCAGCAACTGCAAATGGATGATGTCATTGGAATAATGTCAGTAGGAAACTGCCAGGGAACAGAATAGATCCGGAGCCCTATATGTTAGCCAAAAGCTAAGAGGGTAGTATGACATTCAGAAGCTGTTTGCATAGATCTCTATAGGCTCAACAAAGAAAACACAGATATTGTTGTCCTAGATAAGCTGGCCACAGATCCTGCAATATTCAACACCCTGGCTTTGTTCATTTTCTCAATGTTGGACACTTTTGCCCATCTCTTAGCAGCACATGCTAGTATTGCTTACCTTCATGGAAAGTGACTAAATagctaatttttattatttgtgttttCTGTTTGATCTGGAAACCTGAAATCAtcacaattgatacaaaattCATCCCTGCTAGTCTCTACTGTCTCTCCTCCCACCAGTTTAGATTTGCAGAATTATTACAGAATTAAGTCAAGTCACAACTGGCAAAGTTCTAGTTCTAGTGCTAGATTTTCAACTCTAGATCTAACAGCTCTTGGTTTTTTATAATCAACTTcagataaaagatttttttaacatGATATGTCATTGGTATTTAACactagataattttttaaaaaatgtataaggCTCCTTCAAATGTATACTGgaaatgtaaatataaagaaGGAACTTTTTATCTATGGTGGACctgcaaaaaagcaaagaaatattggagtaggattcatattttaatacagaagattctgaaagtgaatataaagataaaactggAAAGTTTTCCTTTAGGCCTAATCGACAAAGAACTTGGAAAAAAAGGAACTTtgctgacagcagcaagaatgctCTATTGACAAAAATGAAATTATACTTTAAGTCCAACAATGAATGACTGGCTGCAAAagatgatggagttagcagagatagctaaattgactgctttaattaaaaaaataatacaagtaaagtagtgcttctggactttgtgcttgatgtggaaaaaactgaaatgaaaaatgaaactttAATTTTGGGTTTTTACAATTAGATTTGTTATTACAGAAATGGCTAGTACATATTACTATGTTATTGTCTTATTCTTCTGTGTTAaaaggagtcagaagtcaatgctttttttcttcccccttctACCCTGTGCTTTCTCTTCCCTTATCCTGCCATactttcccattattttcatttttctttctatttagtattttaataacttaataaaattatatctatAAAATTGAACTTCAGATGAAATCCTACTCCAAAAGGTTATCCTCAATGAGCTAAGTGGGTGTAACCTCAGAATAGATGTACAGAAAGTTGAAGATCAGATATTCTGTGTCAGTCTGCTAATTCTTTCTCTGTGAGGTGGGTCTCACTACACATCTCACTAGAGCAGAATAAAATAGGATTCTATATTTTTTGTTTAGGATCTTGTGAGATCTCAACCACTGTTCTATCAAACTGAATGAATCAAAAAATCACTTTAAGCCATAATATAGTTGCTTTGATTAGACATAACGTTCTATGTGAATATAGCAACTATGTTCTGTTAATCTGGGCTCAGAGTTACTAGTATGTTGTATGAACCCAATAAGTAAAtactaaaaggcaaaaaaaaaaggggggggtcaaAAAAATCCATCAGGAAGGAGCGCTTTTATACAGATGAAATTATCAAAGAAATTTCAGGGACAATAGGTTTGGATCTGTTTGAAAACGAGACATTCTCAATCACGAGACAATATTGCCTGGAAACTGGAAAAGAAGAAAGCCAGCAGGTGGGTCGTGAGATATCCAATGTAATCACAATTGCTGTCAGCCTTTAATGACAGTCAAAATAATGGCATGATAGTTTCTAAGAATTTTGGAATGTATTATAATATGGTTGGGGCATTAATAAAATTTTGGAAACCTGTCAGAGCCCTATTCATATTTCTAATACAATGAAGATATATTTgctctgagtttctttctcatactTTTTCTTCCGAGGACTTAAAAATTACTTTTCTCTGTCTCACCTTTCTATCTATTCTTTTCCCCTTCCCAGAATCAAACTAAGCATGTGGTTGGATCTAGTTGTCATAAAATGTCATCTTATGGGAGGGGGTTAATTCTGCCAGCTTTGAAAAAGGCAGTACTTCACCCCATCTTCAAGATGCCATTCTTAGTGTGACTTCCAGGAGACAAATGGTGACCTGAAACTATGATGGAATGAACAGTAGACCGGCCCTTCGTAACtcctctctggacaaggagaTGACTTGAGATCGTCAACATGTGCTCCAGACTGTTGAATCTTGTGAGGAGACTGAAAGATAGCGGTCTTCAGTGGATTTATAGCACCGGGTATTGAGGGAATAGCCATCTAGCTCAAACCATGGTCTAGGCTTTCAAAAGGACATTCAACTTCCATACTTCCTTTACTAATCCTTTCAAAAATCGGTTAACTACTTTTCAGgtattagcagtggtgggattcagccagttcgcaccacttcaggagaaccggttgttaactttctgagcagtttgatgaactggttgttggaagaaatcattagggcagagaaccggttgttaaatcacttgaatctcaccactgggtattaggtatgtttgattAACACATTTGAAAATTTGGGTCAGTTTTCTTGAATCCTTAGTGAAAGACGTTTTAAATATAAGTTTAAGGATTTAAATATAATTGTTTTTGAAACAAACACTGAAGTGGTGATTAAAACTTTGAGTCTgaaaagttacaaatggactattaattatttattaaatttatttgcccccGCCTCACTGCAAGGCTGAACTAAGGGTCCAgatagatttgaaataagattttacaATTAATTATAGGACAacttatttggttttttttaatctttcagcATTCAGCtggggtggattttttttaatgtttaatgttacATGTAGTTGATATTTGAGGGATTTGtacacaaggtttttttttcctttttgttgtaAATGCTGGATGTTTGTTagactctttcttttttttctttatttcttttgtatttaattttggtgataaagaataaataaatatattaaaaataattaattatataatactTCCCTTGGGGAAATActtttattttgaattctttaaaaaatgataggATAGAACTTAAAAGGTTAGACATTAGATAAAACCAGAAAGAACTAAAAACATTACAATTAATGGAGAAAAGCTAAATATGACTtcctaccatgttttcctgaaaataagagccaaccagaaaataagtcctagcatattTTTGAGAAAACATGGTAGTACAGAatagagcaaaatattttaactttgtatatgttGAAAACTATTTTTGTACAGTAGACCTAGTAGTTAATTTTTAGAGTTTCTCACTCTATAGATAGATTTTATTTCAAAGATATTATAGAAGAGAAACAGATTTAGCTGAATATGGTatgaacaaaatttaaaataagaggATGTAAAAGTACATtatactggattttttaaaaaaataacatctttAAAATTATAAGGATATACAAATAGCAGATCAAGAATTTGGTTTCATCTTGATTATTTTCCTATATTAGAGTTACAAAAAAGCCTTGTTAAATATTTGAAGACTTTATTGAGAcggacaaagaaaaaatgaaaagaaatcaagctcTAAGGCATTATTTGAAGGAACTAAAGAttaagattttaaaagtaaaagcaaGTAACATTTTATGATTAAGTtggattaacagagctggaagggacctagcaggtcatctagtccaatcgcctgcccaagcaggagaccctacatctgcctctacctaggtacctcctgattgtgaggcaagagctccacctctagtgAAGCTATGATAGAATATTAGGCAGCATATTTAAATTATGTGCTGCTTCTATTTCTTAGCAGTCAATAATCATAGTGCTAACTCAAGAACTAatattaagtcaaggactaaatgTCCTGAAGCACAAATGGAAGAGCACTGAATAAATCAAGTAGAACAAAAGTGGAAAATTTAAGAAACAGACCATATGCTGCTAAGGAAACCATTAAGAATCTGACTAGTAGAAAAAAACCTCCAATAATAGTTTCCATAACGAAAGATCAATTTTATTCAAAAAGCAACATTATTTACTACTGACTAGTAGCAAAATGATCTGGCCTTAATGTCAGAGTCTATTAGAGTTTGGCTGCTAATAAAGTCAAACGAATGAATGTATAGATGAATTAATTAACATTGTTTCTCTAATTATCTATCAATATTAAGtaagaataaaattattttgattaATGAACATTTCTAGTGCTTAAGAAAACGAACCTTTTGTTTGCAGTCTGAAAATGTACTGTCATTCTGAAgtagtttttttcttcttgttgttctCTTGTGGCAGAAGTGACAGTTAGATCTCCAAAAAGATCCACCAACCATGTGAGGCGAGCAATGCCACTGAACGATGGAAATCCTGAATATCTTTCATCCAATGGACCCCCTTtaggaataataaagaaaacttaaaagctggaaaagagaatattttaaaatatcttcagacataatttaaaaatgattaaaaagcatgaGACCTGATCTACACATACAAGTGGCAGATTGAACTGTAATACTTTAAGCTATAATTGAGGAATACAGATTATACTTTTGGTTGTTCTCCTTGTAAATATTTATTCTTTCATAGTTATATCCTTTGATATAGTTGTCCTCAAAGACTGAActgcaatttttatttatgttcacaataaacatttttcaaaatatcttCCAACCACCCCTTTTTCTAGCTCTAGTATGAAATGGCTCAATCTATTCATGACACAAACCTacatatacaaatattttttcaaatcAGGGTAACTCATCAAAGACATGAAATCAAAGGATCTCCTACAACTAACCTGTGAAATGTAATGTTCCCTTCACAAGCTCCTTTCCTGATACCTCTTTCTTCAGTTGTTTGTATTCCTCTGTTAGTAGTTCAATATGTTCCACATGGAGGATCTTGCCTGCCGTTGAGCCAATTTATATTTGGACAAGTTACATGTTATGATCACAAAGCAATTAATATTTAAGAACAGCAGAACATCCCAAAAGAAGAGTTATCAGTACATTGATTGTATTGTGGAAGGTATGAaagaaatttatatttttaacttcttGTCTCCCAGTTGTGAAAGCCATAACTCTTTAGATAAGAGaccaataacttttaggaaagaGGCAGAAACTAGCTATGGATTTTATTGTCGTGCATCAAGATGTTATGTTGAAGGAATAAAAGCAACATTCTCGTTTTTATTCAACTATTCATaaagaatcaaataaaattaTGATTGTATAGTCCTAGAATGTAtactcaatttctttttcttccattcaatcatgtcaaATTCTCAGAGACTGAGTTAATAAATCCCTGCAATTGTCTAGACAAGATTTTTCAAATATGATTTGCCATTGCTCCCTTCCTTGAGTTATGAGAAAGTGACtaatccaaaatcacccagctggctttgtacctaagcaGGACTAcaattcatggtctcccagtttctaaactcatgtcttaaccactataccaaattggctctccTACACTCTAGATTACAAAGTCCTCAATTCAAAAACGAAAAATTTGATTAGAATCCTGCAATTCACTCAGTAATGCAATATCCCCGTTCAGTATATGAACAGAATTGAATCCATTAAGGGATTTAGGTACTAAATGGATAACATTACTTAGGATGCTACCTACTATTTAAAGTTCTAGCTTAAACAATTCTGACTTTAAtgggagagggaagaagaaatgaaaaacaatTATTTGAGTATCAACATTTAAACAATAGATGTGGATTCTGTATTATATATTACCTTTCAGCTCTGCCAACTCCCAAAGTTCATGAGCTATTTTTGCAGACAACGccaaaggatactcaacaaggaCATGCTTGCCAGCCTCTAGGAACTTCCttatagaaaagaaagaattttatattttatacttccCTTAGGAAGATGAAAGCGGTATATAGATATTCCCCAATTATTATCAGCAGCTTTGGAAAACTATcatatctaatacacattttggCCTTCCTCTAAGTAAACATTTAGATACTAGACAGGATGCACCAATATTCACTTTATAATATGTGTAGTacatattatatactatatatatgtaGATAATGAAAGCAGTTCCTAATAAGATGCATGCATATTTATTCTGCTACTTTTCTCACTTCCATAATTTTGAAAGCTGGGAAAAGGTACAATTTAAATATTATGATATTCGATTTGCAACTGAATGTAAAgcttaatatttttttcagaatttggtTCTAAAATGTAACTGATGGATGCCTAATTATCCAtttaaattatcatcactttgataATACAGAAAATGTTAGTGGCTTCTATTCTGTTTTCCAGTGGATAAAAAAATCTGTATGCCTCGCAGAGAATGAAAATAAGATATTAAAaaacatgcatgcacatacatctatacccaaataataaaacaatccCACTCaagaatttttcattttaaatcttttaattgatACTAATTGTCAGATATGTTAATAGACAGTAACTATTTGAAAGCTATAAAAAGCCCAGGTTCTCTGGAAAGTGGTAAAAAATGTGCAAATAAACAACAATTTGCTGTTCTTTAACAGTTGGCCTGTTTATGATATTATTtctgtgatttttaaaattttgatctCCCCCTTGGCTATCCTGCTGTTTAGAATGGCAACTAATCAATGAACATTCTAATGGCAATTTGATATTAAGAATTCAAAAGGCAATACCTTACACTCTCATTGTGGTTTTGGTTATCTGTACTGATGATGGCAGCATGGACCTCGGGATTGTCTAGAGCTTCTTGCAGACTAATTTGCTTGACTTGATAAACATCACCTAGAGATCTTCTAGTTTtagcagaaaaagaaagcaactCTGTGAAAGACTTCCCTGGGAATTCCCAGATTATAAAACAGCAGCAGGAGAAGTATTAACATCTTAATGGTCAGATCTAGAAAGTCCTAACTGAAGTTGGTTTCAATGGATTGTTAACTTTGCATGTTAACTTTGCAGTTGCACCCTGATAATATGGTGAATTAATGCTTCTCTTTAGCCTACTGATCTCAACTTCAAGATCCTGTTCTGACTCATACACTGTATgagattaaaatattaacaaagaaTAAAGTTTCTAACAATGTACTTCTCAGGTTATGGAATTGTTTCTGGGAGGACTTCACAAGTAAACTTGAGAAAAAGACTCTCTTATTTTACATAGCATTAAAATCAAAAGGCAGTGTGATTACTATAGAAAAACAGTAGCAACTTAAATTCAAAACAATTGcttcaagtttgaaaaaaaagttgTTCTGGATTTGAAATggattatttcaatatttttgaaaatgttttgaccCTATAAAAGGttattacaacactgaaaaagtgtAGAATGGTTCAAATAGCCTGTCTGAAAGCCAGAGCAATATTTCCAAATTTAAAACAAGgttgttgtaatgtatctttaagggttttggagggaaaatagagcgggaaatagcacgttgctaattggctgaagcctccagctgaactgtatataaggaggggtttttaccgtttgcttttgctgggttcaccatatagtaaagagctgttgttactcatctggtctcctgcctcgttattgcccgaatctaacactggcgacgagggtgggatctcgaggcaaaagagcaccaggaacgaacccagcaaaataagggcggt
Above is a window of Ahaetulla prasina isolate Xishuangbanna chromosome 4, ASM2864084v1, whole genome shotgun sequence DNA encoding:
- the BLVRA gene encoding biliverdin reductase A isoform X2; translated protein: MFGTVVIGIGIAGSVRIRDLLNPLPSSPVEHLKLLGFVSRRSLGDVYQVKQISLQEALDNPEVHAAIISTDNQNHNESFLEAGKHVLVEYPLALSAKIAHELWELAELKGKILHVEHIELLTEEYKQLKKEVSGKELVKGTLHFTGGPLDERYSGFPSFSGIARLTWLVDLFGDLTVTSATREQQEEKNYFRMTVHFQTANKRPLTWIEERAPGMKRDKKINFCFQSGCLECLPEAPRSPVGLFMQDLIIFAKKLLGKIPKEELTAEKRRILLCLSLAEEIQMHCERPSKFDS
- the BLVRA gene encoding biliverdin reductase A isoform X1, producing MFGTVVIGIGIAGSVRIRDLLNPLPSSPVEHLKLLGFVSRRSLGDVYQVKQISLQEALDNPEVHAAIISTDNQNHNESVRKFLEAGKHVLVEYPLALSAKIAHELWELAELKGKILHVEHIELLTEEYKQLKKEVSGKELVKGTLHFTGGPLDERYSGFPSFSGIARLTWLVDLFGDLTVTSATREQQEEKNYFRMTVHFQTANKRPLTWIEERAPGMKRDKKINFCFQSGCLECLPEAPRSPVGLFMQDLIIFAKKLLGKIPKEELTAEKRRILLCLSLAEEIQMHCERPSKFDS